One part of the Melopsittacus undulatus isolate bMelUnd1 chromosome 17, bMelUnd1.mat.Z, whole genome shotgun sequence genome encodes these proteins:
- the ACE gene encoding angiotensin-converting enzyme produces MPPALGLLLGLSLVGALQPGLEPPEADPTEDGARFFASAYNSTAELVLAQSVAASWDYYTNLTADNAARQVEASLEEQEFLELWGKKAKELYGSIWSNFSDPQIRKIIGSIQTLGPSNLPLDKREQYNTILSNMDKIYSTAKVCVDNSTCWELEPDISDIMATSRSYKKLLYAWEGWHNAAGNPLRAKYEEFVKLSNEAYQMDGFEDTGSYWRSWYDSASFEDDLEDLYNQLEPLYLNLHAFVRRKLYDRYGPKYINLKGPIPAHLLGNMWAQQWNNIYDLMVPYPNKPNLDVTSTMVQQGWNATHMFRVSEEFFTSLGLLEMPPEFWDKSMLEKPTDGREVVCHASAWDFYNRKDFRIKQCTTVTMEQLFTVHHEMGHIQYYLQYKDQPVSFRSGANPGFHEAIGDVMSLSVSTPSHLKKIGLLNSATEDTESNINYLLKMALEKIAFLPFGYLIDQWRWNVFSGRTPPSRYNYDWWYLRTKYQGICAPISRNESNFDPGAKYHIPGNTPYIRYFVSFILQFQFHKVLCQAAKHSGPLHTCDIYMSKEAGDKLREVLKAGSSKSWQEILFNLTGTDKLDAGALLEYFSPVTKWLEEQNNKTHEVRGWPEFDWRPPIPEGYPEGIDKISDEAQAKEFLAEYNRTAEAVWNAYTEASWAYNTNITDHNKEIMLDKNLAMSRHTLEYGMRARQFDPSDFQDESVTRILRKLSIIERAALPEDELKEYNTILSDMETTYSVAKVCRENKTCHPLDPDLTDIMATSRDYDELLFAWKGWRDASGKQIKNNYKRYVELSNKAAVLNGYSDNGAFWRSLYETSTFEEDLERLYLQLQPLYLNLHAYVRRALYRKYGEEYINLKGPIPAHLLGNMWAQSWSNIFDLVMPFPDATKVDATPAMKEQGWTAKRMFEESDHFFTSLGLIPMPQEFWDKSMIEKPTDGREVVCHASAWDFYNRKDFRIKQCTVVNMDDLITVHHEMGHVQYFLQYMDQPISFRDGANPGFHEAVGDVMALSVATPKHLHSIKLLDQVTDNIESDINYLMSIALDKIAFLPFGYLMDQWRWKVFDGRIKEDEYNQEWWNLRLKYQGLCSPTPRSEDDFDPGAKFHIPANVPYIRYFVSFVIQFQFHQALCAAANHTGPLHTCDIYQSKEAGKILGEALKLGFSKPWPEAMELITGQPNMSADALMSYFEPLMTWLVKENEKNEEVLGWPEYSWTPYTATPAQAGSSRTDFLGMSLASNQATAGSWVLLALALIFLITTICLGVKFSSARRKTFKSSSEMELK; encoded by the exons ATGCCCCCGgcgctggggctgctgctggggctgagcctgGTGGGTGCCCTCCAGCCCGGCCTGGAGCCCCCCGAGGCTGACCCCACTGAGGACGGGGCCAGGTTCTTCGCCAGCGCTTACAACAGCACAGCGGAGCTCGTCCTCGCCCAGAGCGTCGCGGCCAGCTGGGATTACTACACCAACCTGACGGCCGACAACGCTGCTCGGCAG GTCGAGGCATCGCTGGAGGAGCAGGAATTCCTGGAGCTGTGGGGGAAGAAAGCCAAGGAGCTCTATGGCAGCATCTGGAGCAACTTCAGTGACCCACAGATAAGGAAAATCATCGGCTCCATCCAAACCTTGGGACCCTCCAACCTGCCCCTGGACAAGAGAGAGCAG TACAACACCATCCTGAGCAACATGGACAAGATCTACTCCACAGCCAAGGTGTGTGTGGACAACAGCacctgctgggagctggagcCAG ACATCTCGGACATCATGGCCACCTCCCGCAGCTACAAGAAGCTGCTCTATGCCTGGGAGGGGTGGCACAATGCTGCGGGCAACCCATTGCGTGCCAAGTACGAGGAGTTCGTGAAGCTGAGCAATGAAGCCTATCAGATGGATG GATTTGAGGACACAGGCAGCTACTGGCGCTCCTGGTACGACTCAGCCTCCTTTGAGGATGACCTGGAGGATCTTTACAACCAGTTGGAGCCACTCTACCTCAACCTGCACGCCTTCGTCCGGAGGAAGCTGTATGATCGCTACGGCCCCAAATACATCAACCTGAAgggccccatccctgctcacctTCTGG GCAACATGTGGGCTCAGCAATGGAACAACATCTATGACTTGATGGTCCCCTACCCCAACAAGCCCAACCTCGATGTCACCAGCACCATGGTGCAGCAG ggctggaaTGCCACACACATGTTCCGGGTCTCGGAGGAGTTCTTCAcctccctggggctgctggagatgCCCCCTGAATTCTGGGACAAATCCATGCTGGAGAAGCCAACGGACGGGCGGGAGGTGGTGTGTCATGCCTCGGCATGGGACTTCTACAACCGCAAGGACTTCAG GATCAAGCAGTGCACAACAGTGACCATGGAGCAGCTCTTCACGGTGCACCATGAGATGGGCCACATCCAGTACTACCTGCAGTACAAGGACCAGCCCGTGTCCTTCCGCAGCGGGGCCAACCCTGGCTTCCACGAGGCCATTGGAGATGTCATGTCCCTGTCTGTGTCCACCCCCAGCCACCTCAAGAAAATAGGTCTCCTCAACAGTGCCACAGAGGACACAG AGAGCAACATCAACTACCTGCTGAAGATGGCCTTGGAGAAGATCGCCTTCCTGCCCTTCGGATACCTCATCGACCAGTGGCGCTGGAACGTGTTCAGTGGCCGCACACCCCCGAGCCGTTACAACTACGACTGGTGGTATCTGAG AACCAAATACCAGGGCATCTGTGCTCCAATTTCGAGGAACGAAAGCAACTTTGACCCTGGAGCAAAGTACCACATCCCTGGGAATACCCCATACATCAG GTACTTTGTGAGCTTCATCCTCCAGTTCCAGTTTCACAAGGTGCTGTGCCAGGCGGCCAAGCACAGCGGTCCCCTGCACACATGTGACATCTACATGTCCAAAGAGGCTGGAGACAAACTCAG GGAAGTGTTGAAAGCTGGGTCTTCCAAGTCATGGCAGGAAATCCTGTTCAACCTCACTGGCACGGATAAGTTGGATGCTGGAGCCCTCCTGGAATACTTCAGCCCCGTCACCAAGTGGCTTGAGGAGCAGAACAACAAGACCCATGAGGTGCGGGGCTGGCCTGAGTTTGACTGGCGTCCTCCTATCCCTGAAGGCTACCCTGAAGGCATTG ACAAAATATCAGACGAAGCACAAGCAAAAGAGTTCTTGGCCGAGTACAACAGAACGGCTGAGGCAGTGTGGAATGCCTACACTGAGGCATCCTGGGCCTACAACACCAACATCACCGACCACAACAAGGAGATCATG CTGGACAAGAACTTGGCCATGTCCAGGCACACGCTTGAGTATGGCATGAGGGCCAGGCAGTTTGATCCCTCCGACTTCCAGGATGAGAGTGTCACACGCATCCTCAGGAAGCTGAGCATCATtgagagagcagctctgcccgAGGATGAGCTGAAGGAG TATAACACCATCCTCTCGGACATGGAGACCACGTACAGCGTGGCCAAGGTCTGCAGAGAGAACAAAACCTGTCACCCACTGGATCCTG ACCTCACAGATATCATGGCCACCTCACGGGACTATGATGAGCTCCTCTTTGCCTGGAAGGGCTGGCGGGATGCTTCTGGGAAGCAGATCAAGAACAACTACAAGCGATACGTGGAGCTGAGCAACAAGGCAGCGGTGCTCAATG GCTATTCAGACAATGGGGCCTTCTGGAGATCCCTGTATGAGACATCCACCTTTGAGGAAGACCTGGAGAGGTTgtacctgcagctgcagcccctgTACCTCAATCTGCATGCCTACGTACGCCGAGCCTTGTACAGAAAGTATGGTGAAGAGTACATAAATCTGAAGGGTCCCATCCCTGCTCATCTGCTAG GGAACATGTGGGCCCAGTCATGGTCCAACATTTTCGACCTGGTGATGCCTTTCCCGGATGCCACCAAGGTGGATGCCACCCCAGCCATGAAAGAGCAG GGCTGGACAGCCAAGAGGATGTTTGAAGAGTCGGACCATTTCTTCACCTCTCTGGGCCTCATCCCTATGCCACAGGAGTTCTGGGACAAATCCATGATAGAGAAGCCAACGGATGGGCGGGAGGTGGTGTGTCATGCCTCAGCCTGGGACTTCTACAACCGCAAGGACTTCAG GATCAAGCAATGCACCGTGGTGAACATGGATGACCTGATCACTGTGCACCATGAGATGGGCCACGTCCAGTACTTCCTGCAGTACATGGACCAACCCATCTCCTTCCGTGATGGGGCCAACCCTGGCTTCCACGAGGCTGTTGGGGACGTCATGGCCTTGTCTGTTGCCACCCCAAAACACTTGCACAGCATCAAGCTGCTGGACCAAGTCACAGACAACATAG AGAGTGACATTAACTACCTGATGAGCATCGCCCTGGACAAAATCGCCTTCCTGCCCTTCGGGTACCTCATGGACCAGTGGCGCTGGAAGGTCTTTGATGGGCGGATCAAGGAGGATGAGTACAACCAGGAGTGGTGGAACCTCAG GTTGAAGTACCAGGGTTTGTGCTCACCGACACCAAGGTCCGAAGATGACTTTGATCCTGGTGCCAAGTTCCACATCCCTGCCAACGTTCCCTACATCAG GTACTTCGTCAGCTTCGTGATCCAGTTCCAGTTCCACCAGGCGCTGTGTGCGGCAGCCAACCACACGGGTCCCCTGCACACGTGTGACATCTACCAGTCCAAGGAGGCTGGGAAGATCCTGGG GGAAGCACTGAAGCTGGGATTCAGCAAGCCATGGCCTGAAGCCATGGAGCTCATCACGGGACAGCCCAACATGTCAGCTGATGCCCTGATGAGCTACTTTGAGCCGCTCATGACGTGGCTGGTGAAGGAGAATGAGAAGAATGAGGAGGTCCTGGGCTGGCCTGAGTACAGCTGGACTCCTTACACAG ccactccagcccaAGCTGGCTCCAGCAGAACTGATTTCCTGGGCATGTCCCTGGCCAGCAACCAAGccacagcaggcagctgggtcCTGCTCGCCCTGGCACTCATCTTCCTCATCACCACCATCTGCCTGGGGGTCAAGTTCTCCTCAGCCAGGAGGAAGACCTTCAAATCCAGCTCAGAAATGGAACTGAAATAA
- the CYB561 gene encoding transmembrane ascorbate-dependent reductase CYB561, producing the protein MDGAAVPARPSGLSAYVAVSQALGLTLLLSTGAWLGRYRGGLGWHSALQINVHPLCMVLGMVFLQGDALLVYRVFRNEPKRSTKALHALLHGLALLIALVGIIAVFESHRAKGIPNMYSLHSWCGMAAFVLYLLQWLLGCGFFLLPGASFSLRGRYKPQHIFIGIALFALSITSCLLGITEMLLFNIRDSYSRFVPEGVLANTLGVLLVAFGLVVSYVLTRDEWKRPPLAEELALSMDFKTLTEGESPDGGSQ; encoded by the exons ATGGACGGGGCCGCGGTCCCCGCTCGGCCCTCGGGGCTCTCCGCGTACGTGGCCGTGTCGCAGGCGCTGGGGCTGACGCTGCTGCTCAGCACCGGGGCCTGGCTCGGCCGGTACCGCGGCGGCCTGGGCTGGCACAGCGCCCTGCAGATCAACGTGCACCCGCTCTGCATGGTGCTGGGCATGGTCTTCCTCCAGGGTGACG CTCTCCTCGTGTACCGGGTGTTCAGGAACGAACCCAAGCGATCCACCAAGGCACTGCATGCACTGCTCCATGGCTTGGCGCTGCTCATCGCCCTCGTTG GCATCATCGCTGTGTTCGAGTCCCACCGGGCCAAGGGCATCCCCAACATGTACAGCCTGCACAGCTGGTGTGGGATGGCTGCCTTCGTGCTCTACCTCCTGCAG TGGCTCCTGGGCTGTGGTTTCTTCCTGCTCCCCGGTGCCTCCTTCTCGCTGCGGGGCCGCTACAAGCCCCAGCACATCTTCATTGGCATTGCTCTCTTTGccctctccatcacctcctgcttGCTGGGTATCACCGAGATGCTCCTCTTCAACATCAG GGACTCCTACAGCCGCTTTGTGCCCGAGGGCGTCCTGGCCAACACCCTgggggtgctgctggtggccttCGGGCTCGTGGTGAGCTACGTCTTGACACGGGATGAGTGGAAGCGCCCGCCCCTGGCCGAGGAATTGGCCCTCTCCATGGACTTCAAGACCCTGACAGAGGGGGAGAGCCCTGATGGTGGCAGCCAGTGA